The Athalia rosae chromosome 7, iyAthRosa1.1, whole genome shotgun sequence genome window below encodes:
- the LOC112694981 gene encoding uncharacterized protein LOC112694981, producing MRPTAVPGSERTPPGYLGHGNCATLSVPQLYGGYRHRGIQQFPRGIDDRKMVVGPGASRSPAETGAQGCRRLPLAHSEGAARSLAERTLIMAAGSTRNGRHFVVTLDAPADDAIAVGSFSRCIGSLRLDSLGKTSRLKTEERKI from the exons ATGCGGCCAACAGCTGTTCCCGGCAGCGAGCGAACTCCCCCCGGTTATCTGGGTCACGGGAACTGCGCAACACTCTCGGTACCGCAGTTATACGGTGGTTATCGCCATCGTGGAATACAACAATTTCCACGAGGaatagacgatagaaaaaTGGTTGTTGGTCCGGGTGCGAGTAGATCG CCCGCGGAGACAGGAGCGCAAGGATGCCGTAGACTGCCATTGGCGCACTCGGAGGGGGCTGCTCGTTCATTGGCCGAGAGAACTTTGATCATGGCGGCGGGGAGCACACGCAACGGTCGTCATTTCGTCGTCACGCTCGACGCACCGGCGGACGACGCCATCGCCGTGGGATCTTTTTCACGCTGCATCGGGAGTCTGCGTTTGGACTCGTTGGGAAAAACGTCCCGATTAAAAaccgaggaaagaaaaatatga